Proteins from a genomic interval of Rhodoflexus caldus:
- a CDS encoding DivIVA domain-containing protein — protein sequence MKVTSLDIRKKSFEKVTFGGYSKEEVHSFLNALSQAWEEVGYRNQDLEAKLANAMSELNRLKDIEASLFRHLNKLEDSNNALRENAKREADLLMYETRIKANQILEDARMKARAMIKEANQRTHQSLSEMREELRKLDYTCRLLEKQRDTLLHEMRQLITDTQHRIDQVEAFKRTVVYEEEIRKANELMRQQNMQARQDLKEIDDHLQQKKPSASPTMPPPVHQEPEKQVVSSNNEDADWSFFDSL from the coding sequence ATGAAAGTTACATCGTTAGACATTCGCAAAAAATCCTTTGAAAAAGTAACCTTTGGCGGTTACAGCAAAGAGGAAGTCCATTCTTTTCTGAACGCACTGTCGCAGGCATGGGAGGAAGTCGGCTACCGCAATCAGGATTTGGAAGCCAAACTTGCCAATGCCATGTCGGAACTGAACCGCCTCAAAGATATAGAGGCTTCACTTTTCCGGCATCTGAACAAGTTGGAAGACAGCAACAATGCGCTGCGGGAAAATGCTAAACGCGAAGCTGACCTATTGATGTATGAAACCCGCATCAAAGCCAATCAGATATTGGAAGATGCCCGCATGAAAGCCCGCGCCATGATTAAAGAGGCAAACCAGCGCACCCATCAGTCGCTTTCGGAAATGCGCGAGGAACTCCGCAAGTTAGACTACACCTGCCGCCTGTTGGAAAAACAACGCGATACCTTGCTCCACGAAATGCGGCAACTGATTACCGATACTCAACACAGAATAGACCAAGTAGAGGCCTTCAAGCGAACGGTCGTTTACGAAGAAGAAATCCGCAAAGCCAACGAGCTGATGCGACAACAAAACATGCAGGCGCGGCAGGATTTAAAGGAAATAGACGACCATTTGCAACAAAAGAAACCATCTGCATCGCCTACAATGCCGCCGCCTGTACATCAGGAGCCGGAAAAACAAGTGGTGTCTTCTAACAATGAAGATGCGGACTGGTCATTTTTTGATTCGCTGTAA
- the folB gene encoding dihydroneopterin aldolase, producing MPPVDTVSLKGLVFFAYHGYYPEERKIGNRYGVDIVVRTDLSRAAVNDRLADTINYETLYAIAKEEMEKPAQLLEHLGERIVQQIFNRFGTASHVKIVIRKYNPPIGGICHAAEIVLRRKRKESISGVS from the coding sequence ATGCCTCCCGTTGATACCGTCTCTCTCAAAGGGCTTGTTTTTTTTGCTTACCACGGCTACTACCCCGAAGAGCGCAAAATCGGCAATCGGTACGGGGTAGATATTGTCGTGCGCACCGATTTAAGCCGTGCCGCCGTCAACGACCGTTTGGCCGATACCATTAACTACGAAACCCTCTACGCCATCGCCAAAGAGGAAATGGAAAAACCCGCGCAGTTGCTGGAACACTTAGGCGAGCGCATCGTACAACAGATTTTCAACCGATTCGGCACTGCTTCCCATGTAAAAATCGTCATTCGCAAATACAATCCGCCGATTGGCGGCATCTGCCATGCTGCCGAAATAGTTCTGCGGAGAAAGCGTAAGGAA
- a CDS encoding tetratricopeptide repeat protein, which produces MYRFFTSVLLIASWLFAQPLMGQTQSVGDDTTDPIAGYQKLIASGGDYDTLSAQTLERLLYKANASYYGPKLVVENFAKSHLLAIYAYQQQEFSEAILYAHLALRWAAKIGDDNCKASSFRILSDIYNKQNRYDSALHYKTKALVIYQQLRNHTLANVMNYQIGNLYFDVNDYDQAKVFLDEFLQRDTRYNITHTLRAYNRIGRIYHFQGRYDVAVGYFEHAATLAARYNMPQWVVTAKGNIGKVYFKQQKYREAIPLLEASYLSALEYRDTSRAVVDNCTLAETYLSTGNKQKAAELLQQAAKLTNATAISAEAQLAYLRFRYLYAKSLADASTALQFLEAYKHLGDSLNSYSSQKKLEQVRTMNAEAVQQIHDKLMQKKAESAEQERNYLLVGSLLFAAVVIPMLFFLIRLNRKRRRANLDLERSQYEIGLKNRLLQEQNKQIAAQAANLEQMVKERTRDLEATIKGLNSHNKDLQQFSYIVSHNIRSPITQILGLISIFNVNQLDDPLNIEILKNLQKSAANLDQVIKDLNIIISTRQSLDALKEKVDLEEIMRQVLIGLEANIAATRASIQYDFTLQPILYTVRGYMHSILHNLVSNAIKYRAENRTPHIVVSSDQVGDFCCLTVADNGLGIDLANTDTYKIFGLYQRMHTHTEGKGLGLYLVKTQVESLGGTIGVESQLGVGTVFRIMLPLL; this is translated from the coding sequence ATGTACAGGTTTTTTACATCTGTTTTACTGATAGCAAGTTGGCTTTTCGCTCAACCCTTGATGGGGCAAACCCAATCGGTCGGGGATGATACAACAGACCCGATAGCAGGCTATCAGAAACTGATTGCTTCCGGCGGCGACTACGATACCCTATCTGCCCAAACGCTTGAACGCTTGCTGTACAAGGCCAATGCCAGCTATTACGGCCCTAAGTTGGTAGTTGAAAATTTTGCCAAAAGCCATCTGTTGGCCATTTATGCCTATCAGCAGCAAGAGTTTTCGGAAGCTATCCTCTATGCACATCTTGCACTCCGATGGGCTGCAAAAATAGGGGATGATAACTGTAAAGCATCATCGTTTCGCATACTGTCCGATATTTACAACAAACAGAATCGCTACGACTCGGCGCTGCACTATAAAACCAAGGCACTTGTCATCTACCAGCAGCTAAGAAATCATACCCTTGCCAATGTAATGAATTATCAGATTGGCAATTTGTATTTTGACGTAAACGACTACGACCAAGCCAAAGTTTTTTTAGACGAATTTCTGCAAAGAGATACGCGCTATAATATCACCCATACGCTGCGAGCCTATAACCGAATAGGGCGCATTTATCACTTTCAGGGACGCTACGATGTGGCCGTAGGCTATTTTGAACATGCTGCCACACTTGCCGCCCGTTACAACATGCCGCAGTGGGTAGTAACGGCTAAGGGGAATATCGGGAAGGTGTATTTTAAACAACAGAAATACCGCGAAGCCATTCCCCTGTTGGAAGCAAGCTACCTTTCTGCCTTAGAATATCGGGATACCAGCCGCGCCGTTGTTGATAACTGCACGCTGGCCGAAACCTATCTTAGTACAGGTAACAAGCAAAAAGCAGCGGAACTGCTACAACAAGCAGCAAAACTGACCAATGCTACTGCCATAAGTGCCGAAGCCCAACTTGCCTACTTGCGTTTTCGGTATCTGTATGCCAAATCATTGGCCGATGCCTCGACCGCACTACAATTTTTGGAAGCATACAAACACTTGGGCGATTCGCTCAACAGTTACAGTTCGCAAAAGAAATTAGAACAAGTGCGCACTATGAATGCGGAGGCTGTTCAGCAAATACATGATAAATTGATGCAGAAAAAAGCCGAGTCGGCAGAACAGGAGCGCAACTATCTGCTCGTAGGCAGCCTTTTGTTTGCAGCGGTGGTCATACCGATGTTATTCTTCCTGATACGCCTTAATCGGAAGCGCAGGCGCGCAAACCTTGATTTGGAACGCAGCCAATACGAAATTGGTTTGAAAAACAGGTTGTTGCAAGAACAGAACAAACAAATAGCCGCCCAAGCTGCCAATTTGGAACAGATGGTCAAAGAGCGCACCCGCGACCTTGAAGCTACTATTAAAGGCCTCAACAGCCACAACAAAGACCTTCAACAATTTTCCTACATCGTTTCTCACAATATCCGCTCGCCCATTACCCAAATACTGGGGCTGATTAGCATTTTTAATGTCAATCAGTTAGATGACCCGCTCAATATAGAGATATTGAAAAACCTGCAAAAATCGGCAGCCAACCTTGACCAAGTCATCAAAGACCTGAACATTATTATTTCTACCCGCCAAAGCCTCGATGCATTGAAAGAAAAAGTTGATTTGGAGGAAATCATGCGGCAGGTACTGATTGGTTTGGAAGCCAATATTGCAGCCACACGGGCGAGTATTCAGTACGATTTTACCTTACAGCCCATACTCTACACGGTCAGAGGCTACATGCACAGTATTTTGCACAACTTAGTGTCCAATGCGATTAAATACCGCGCCGAGAACCGCACCCCGCATATTGTGGTTTCATCTGACCAAGTAGGCGATTTTTGCTGCCTGACCGTTGCGGACAACGGGCTGGGAATAGACCTTGCCAATACCGATACTTACAA
- a CDS encoding WD40 repeat domain-containing protein: MAKIQVKKIATMTGHADSLYALAPAAAPDCFYSAGNDGLVVLWDKNKPEQGQLIARVSGTVYALCPLPEEQALVVGQNNQGVYRIQTDTRQVAASAAVTSAAIFDIACQNNRLYVATGSGELVVLTADRLQTIGKWQICDKSLRCLALHASLPHLAVGTSDHHIYIIDHRTMQPIAKLAGHTNSVFSLTYSPCRRYLLSGSRDAHLRIWNVAAGYALQQSIVAHMYTINHIAYSPDGRWFITCSKDKSIKLWEAATFTLRKVIDRARHAGHGTSVNKLLWLNNNQFVAASDDRTLSVWEFTVENSINF; this comes from the coding sequence ATGGCTAAAATACAGGTAAAAAAAATTGCCACAATGACAGGCCATGCCGACAGCCTCTATGCGCTTGCTCCTGCCGCTGCGCCCGATTGTTTTTACTCGGCAGGCAATGACGGTCTGGTTGTGCTGTGGGACAAAAACAAGCCTGAACAGGGGCAACTCATCGCCAGAGTATCCGGAACGGTATATGCCCTTTGCCCGCTTCCCGAGGAGCAAGCGCTTGTAGTAGGGCAAAACAACCAAGGGGTGTACCGCATCCAAACAGACACGCGACAGGTTGCAGCCTCGGCCGCCGTTACTTCGGCTGCCATTTTTGATATAGCCTGCCAAAACAATCGGCTGTATGTCGCCACAGGCAGCGGCGAGTTGGTTGTGCTGACTGCCGACCGCCTGCAAACAATCGGCAAATGGCAAATTTGCGACAAAAGCCTGCGTTGTTTAGCCCTACATGCCTCCCTGCCGCATTTGGCAGTTGGTACAAGCGACCACCATATTTACATTATAGACCACCGCACCATGCAGCCCATAGCAAAGTTAGCAGGGCACACCAACTCCGTTTTTTCACTTACCTACTCGCCTTGCAGGCGTTACTTGCTCAGCGGCAGCCGCGACGCACATTTGCGCATATGGAACGTGGCAGCCGGCTATGCGCTGCAACAAAGTATTGTTGCACATATGTACACCATCAATCATATAGCATACAGCCCCGATGGCAGGTGGTTTATTACTTGCAGCAAAGACAAATCCATTAAACTCTGGGAGGCCGCCACATTTACCTTGCGGAAGGTGATTGACCGTGCCCGACATGCCGGCCACGGCACTTCGGTAAATAAATTGCTTTGGCTCAACAATAACCAATTTGTTGCCGCTTCCGACGACCGAACGCTGTCTGTTTGGGAGTTTACTGTGGAAAACTCAATCAATTTTTAG